The Rhodococcus rhodochrous DNA window GGGCGGGTCCTCACGGAACCAGTCACGGGTGAGCCGTCCCGCACCGAGCTGGAGCGAGTAGGCGATCTCGGGGTCCTCGTCGCCGCCGAAGGTGAGCTCGAGCGAACCACCGCCGATGTCGAGGTCGAGGATGTTCCCGGCGCTCCAGCCGTACCACCGGCGCACGGCCAGGAAGGTCAGCCGCGCCTCGTCCTCGCCGGAGAGCACGTCCAGCGACACCCCGGCCTCCCGGCGCACCCGCTCGAGGACGGCCTCGGAGTTGCCGGCGTCGCGCACCGCGGACGTCGCGAACGCCATGAGCTCACCGCATCCCGAGGTGCGGGCGATGCTGGCGAATTCGGCGGTGGTCTCGACGAGCCGCTCGGCCCCCTTGGAGGTGATGTCGCCGTTGTCGTCCATGTTCTCGGACAGCCTCAACGTGGCCTTCGTCGAACTCATCGGCGTGGGGTGCCCACCACGATGGGCGTCCACCACCAACAGGTGAACGGTGTTGCTTCCGACGTCGAGTACCCCTAAGCGCACATCAATACGGTACTGGGTCTACCGTCGGGACCTGTGACAGCAGGTATGTCCCATGCCCCACACAAACTCGACCCGGCCCCCGAAGTCCCTCTCGACTTTCCTCGGGAATGGGTGGAGTTCACCGACCCCGACAACGACGA harbors:
- a CDS encoding Ppx/GppA phosphatase family protein is translated as MRLGVLDVGSNTVHLLVVDAHRGGHPTPMSSTKATLRLSENMDDNGDITSKGAERLVETTAEFASIARTSGCGELMAFATSAVRDAGNSEAVLERVRREAGVSLDVLSGEDEARLTFLAVRRWYGWSAGNILDLDIGGGSLELTFGGDEDPEIAYSLQLGAGRLTRDWFREDPPGKRRISALRDWLDAELAEPAKVIRNAGDPDLCVGTSKTFRTLARLTGAAPSSAGLRVQRTLTASGLRQLIAFISRMTMADRAELEGVSSDRSEQLVAGALVAEASMRALGVETLQICPWALREGLILRKLDTDMGGELVVATG